A window of Angustibacter sp. Root456 contains these coding sequences:
- a CDS encoding Na+/H+ antiporter, whose amino-acid sequence MTTSLLLGILLLGVVVLTPLADRLRVPSPVLLTVFGLLVPLLPWTPQLRLDPALILPVVLPPLLFAATQRSSAIEFRREAKPILLLAVGLTMATAAAVAWAAHSVGLGWGPAWVLGAVVSPPDPVAATAVARRLQLPDRVVTVLEGEGMFNDATALVLYGLAVSAVVSGSITAGDVALQLVLAVVGGVAVGLAAGWLTTVALKGLREASAETTITLAMPFVTYLVAERVDGSGVLAVLTLGLYLRSYGHPALTSGGWLLGRSVWRYADYLITSLVFVLIGFELTAVLEQSRVNRTSLTVAAVTVGVLVALRFAWMFGVGTLARLPGRRPASERSGRRELLVLSWAGMRGVVTVAAVLALPLTVESSGDFPQRPEIVFVALTCVLVTLVVQGLSLSPLVHALGVGTDADPAGAAHELRRRAVDAALQVVRSRQGDVPPEVCQAVRLQYEGRLAAQEALRHARSGPDDAPAERTESTEALQRLLADTSEAERALVLQARRAGEVSAEVADDVLTEIEARALRELD is encoded by the coding sequence GTGACCACTTCCCTGCTGCTCGGCATCCTGCTCCTCGGCGTGGTGGTGCTGACCCCGCTGGCCGACCGGCTGCGCGTCCCGTCACCGGTGCTGCTCACGGTGTTCGGGCTGCTGGTGCCGCTGCTGCCGTGGACGCCGCAGCTGCGGCTCGACCCCGCGCTGATCCTGCCGGTGGTGCTGCCACCCCTGCTGTTCGCCGCCACCCAGCGGTCGTCGGCGATCGAGTTCCGTCGGGAGGCCAAGCCCATCCTGCTGCTCGCGGTGGGGCTCACGATGGCGACCGCTGCCGCCGTCGCGTGGGCCGCGCACAGCGTGGGACTGGGCTGGGGGCCGGCGTGGGTGCTGGGCGCGGTCGTCAGCCCGCCCGACCCGGTGGCCGCCACCGCCGTGGCCCGGCGGCTGCAGCTGCCCGACCGAGTCGTGACGGTGCTCGAGGGCGAGGGGATGTTCAACGACGCCACCGCCCTGGTGCTCTACGGGCTGGCGGTGTCGGCGGTCGTGAGCGGGTCGATCACCGCCGGCGACGTCGCCCTGCAGCTGGTGCTGGCGGTGGTCGGCGGCGTCGCCGTGGGTCTGGCCGCCGGGTGGCTCACCACGGTGGCCCTGAAGGGGCTGCGCGAGGCGTCCGCGGAGACCACCATCACCCTCGCCATGCCGTTCGTGACCTACCTGGTCGCTGAGCGGGTCGACGGATCAGGCGTGCTCGCCGTGCTCACCCTCGGACTGTACCTGCGCAGCTACGGTCACCCCGCGCTGACCTCCGGCGGCTGGCTGCTCGGTCGGTCGGTGTGGCGCTACGCCGACTACCTGATCACCAGCTTGGTGTTCGTCCTCATCGGCTTCGAGCTCACCGCGGTGCTGGAGCAGAGCCGGGTGAACCGCACCAGCCTCACGGTGGCGGCCGTCACCGTCGGGGTGCTGGTCGCGTTGCGGTTCGCCTGGATGTTCGGCGTCGGCACCCTCGCGCGCCTGCCGGGGCGGCGTCCGGCGTCCGAGCGGTCGGGCCGGCGCGAGCTGCTCGTGCTGTCGTGGGCCGGGATGCGCGGCGTCGTCACCGTGGCCGCGGTGCTCGCGCTGCCCCTGACCGTCGAGTCGTCGGGGGACTTCCCGCAGCGTCCGGAGATCGTCTTCGTCGCGCTCACGTGCGTGCTCGTGACGCTGGTGGTGCAGGGCCTGTCGCTGTCGCCGCTCGTGCACGCGCTGGGCGTCGGGACGGACGCCGACCCTGCCGGCGCCGCTCACGAGCTGCGGCGCCGCGCCGTCGACGCCGCGCTCCAGGTGGTGCGCAGCCGGCAGGGCGACGTGCCGCCCGAGGTGTGCCAGGCGGTCAGGCTGCAGTACGAGGGGCGGCTCGCAGCGCAAGAGGCGTTGCGGCACGCCCGGTCGGGCCCCGACGACGCGCCGGCCGAGCGCACGGAAAGCACCGAGGCGCTGCAACGGCTCCTGGCCGACACCAGCGAGGCGGAGCGTGCGCTCGTGCTGCAGGCCCGCAGGGCGGGTGAGGTGAGCGCCGAGGTGGCCGACGACGTCCTCACCGAGATCGAGGCCCGCGCTCTGCGCGAGCTCGACTAG
- a CDS encoding BMP family protein: MKGTTKGALAVVATGALLLTACGSSTDSASSSPSSAGSKRPSVVNVVNGPLGDQGFFDDAARGMKKIEAEGSKIQIIQSDANNPAQWKSNLESVSTGKWDIVITGTTQMHDILNQDAPKYPKQHYIIYDDVVKQPNVASIIYKQNEGSFVAGVLAGLVTTNKDKFPMATGSKTVGLVGGMDIPVINDFVVGFKKGVESVDPSIQVKVSYVGNFTDSNKGFDQAKLMYSQGADVVFQVAGGAGIGVLKAAAAAKRYAIGVDANQNAIQPGFVLASMLKNIGESLQQAVDDAAAGKLKYGETTAYGLANKGVGLVFENNNDIVPKDIQDKVDEYAQKVADGSIKVPTVLQ; this comes from the coding sequence ATGAAGGGAACAACCAAGGGAGCGCTGGCCGTCGTCGCGACGGGCGCCTTGCTCCTCACGGCCTGCGGGAGCTCGACGGACAGCGCCTCGTCCAGCCCGAGCTCCGCCGGCAGCAAGCGCCCCTCCGTCGTCAACGTGGTCAACGGACCGCTCGGCGACCAAGGCTTCTTCGACGACGCGGCCCGCGGCATGAAGAAGATCGAGGCCGAGGGCAGCAAGATCCAGATCATCCAGTCCGACGCCAACAACCCGGCGCAGTGGAAGTCCAACCTGGAGTCGGTGTCGACCGGCAAGTGGGACATCGTCATCACCGGCACGACGCAGATGCACGACATCCTCAACCAGGACGCGCCGAAGTACCCGAAGCAGCACTACATCATCTACGACGACGTGGTGAAGCAGCCGAACGTCGCCTCGATCATCTACAAGCAGAACGAGGGCTCGTTCGTCGCCGGCGTGCTGGCCGGCCTGGTGACCACCAACAAGGACAAGTTCCCGATGGCCACGGGCTCCAAGACCGTCGGTCTCGTCGGTGGCATGGACATCCCGGTCATCAACGACTTCGTGGTGGGCTTCAAGAAGGGCGTGGAGTCGGTCGACCCGAGCATCCAGGTCAAGGTGTCGTACGTCGGCAACTTCACCGACTCCAACAAGGGCTTCGACCAGGCCAAGCTGATGTACAGCCAGGGCGCTGACGTCGTCTTCCAGGTCGCGGGTGGTGCCGGTATCGGCGTGCTGAAGGCCGCAGCCGCGGCGAAGCGCTACGCGATCGGCGTGGACGCCAACCAGAACGCCATCCAGCCCGGCTTCGTCCTCGCGTCGATGCTCAAGAACATCGGCGAGTCCCTGCAGCAGGCCGTCGACGACGCCGCCGCCGGCAAGCTCAAGTATGGCGAGACGACCGCGTACGGTCTCGCCAACAAGGGCGTCGGTCTCGTCTTCGAGAACAACAACGACATCGTCCCGAAGGACATCCAGGACAAGGTCGACGAGTACGCCCAGAAGGTCGCCGACGGCTCCATCAAGGTGCCGACGGTCCTGCAGTAG
- a CDS encoding NAD(P)H-hydrate dehydratase, which translates to MSDAPQVITPAFLRSWRLPDPGSSKESRGRTLVVGGHVETPGAVLLAAEAALRCGAGKLQVATVADAATLLAVRVPEGLVRGLAQTPDGDIAPQAADQLLELADGCAAVLLGPGMGDVEVVAELLSRVVPHLDTTVVLDAAALAYASSADTDLSHLGGRCVLTPNPHELALALGVPQDDVEADAEARAHELARRTGAVVSCGGAQTTIAHPDGRTWIDGSGGVGLAVSGSGDVHAGVVVGLAARGALPEQAAAWAAHLHGRAGDRLAAAVGPLGYLAREVSTEIPRVLAEIDV; encoded by the coding sequence ATGTCGGACGCGCCGCAGGTGATCACGCCGGCGTTCCTGCGCTCGTGGCGGCTGCCCGACCCCGGCAGCAGCAAGGAGTCGCGCGGGCGCACCCTGGTCGTCGGTGGGCACGTGGAGACTCCGGGCGCGGTGCTGCTGGCTGCCGAGGCCGCGCTGCGGTGCGGTGCGGGCAAGCTCCAGGTGGCCACCGTCGCGGACGCCGCCACCCTGCTCGCCGTGCGCGTGCCCGAGGGCCTCGTGCGGGGACTTGCGCAGACGCCGGACGGAGACATCGCACCGCAGGCCGCCGACCAGCTGCTCGAGCTCGCCGACGGGTGCGCCGCCGTCCTGCTCGGCCCCGGGATGGGCGACGTCGAGGTGGTCGCCGAGCTGCTCTCCCGCGTCGTCCCGCACCTCGACACGACCGTGGTGCTCGACGCCGCGGCGCTGGCCTACGCGTCGTCGGCCGACACCGACCTGAGTCACCTCGGTGGCCGGTGCGTCCTGACACCGAACCCGCACGAGCTCGCGCTGGCCCTGGGGGTGCCCCAGGACGACGTCGAGGCCGATGCCGAGGCGCGGGCGCACGAGCTGGCTCGCCGTACCGGCGCGGTCGTGAGCTGCGGCGGGGCGCAGACGACCATCGCGCACCCCGACGGCCGCACCTGGATCGACGGGTCAGGTGGCGTGGGGCTCGCGGTGTCGGGCTCGGGTGACGTCCACGCCGGTGTCGTCGTCGGACTGGCCGCTCGCGGGGCGCTGCCCGAGCAAGCGGCCGCCTGGGCCGCGCACCTGCACGGCCGGGCCGGTGACCGCCTGGCCGCGGCCGTCGGACCGCTCGGCTACCTGGCCCGCGAGGTGAGCACCGAGATCCCGCGCGTGCTGGCCGAGATCGACGTCTGA
- a CDS encoding ribokinase — MLDAAPPQIVVVGSANVDMVVQVRDLPRPGETVLARSYHDFPGGKGANQAMAAARLGRAVSFVGRTGADDGADLVRGALAAEGVDVSELRSIEGEATGRAIVLVDADAENSIVVVAGANAALVAEHVHAAENAITQARVVVAQLEVPVDVVRAAAELTRGLFVLNPAPARRLDDELMALVDVLVVNEGEFEVLAGQSVTPDPAALPSIVRAAALPAAVVVTLGGEGALVCLGDEVTAVPAPAVDVVDTTGAGDTFVGALADALARDEPLVDAVQWAVCAASLSTGALGATTGMPRRHQVESLLAAQPTQASSQASTQASNQAPSPAPIPREAPMS, encoded by the coding sequence GTGCTGGACGCTGCACCCCCGCAGATCGTCGTCGTCGGCAGTGCCAACGTCGACATGGTCGTCCAGGTACGCGACCTCCCGAGGCCGGGCGAGACCGTCCTGGCTCGCAGCTACCACGACTTCCCCGGTGGCAAGGGCGCGAACCAGGCCATGGCTGCTGCCCGGCTCGGGCGTGCCGTGTCGTTCGTCGGCCGTACCGGTGCGGACGACGGCGCGGACCTCGTGCGCGGCGCGCTCGCGGCGGAGGGCGTGGACGTCAGCGAGCTGCGGTCGATCGAAGGAGAGGCGACCGGGCGCGCCATCGTGCTCGTCGACGCCGACGCCGAGAACTCGATCGTGGTCGTCGCTGGCGCGAACGCAGCCCTGGTGGCCGAGCACGTGCACGCGGCCGAGAACGCGATCACCCAGGCTCGTGTGGTCGTCGCCCAGCTCGAGGTGCCCGTCGACGTCGTCCGGGCGGCCGCCGAGCTGACGCGCGGTCTGTTCGTCCTGAACCCGGCTCCAGCGCGCCGCCTCGATGACGAGCTGATGGCGCTCGTCGACGTCCTCGTCGTCAACGAAGGGGAGTTCGAGGTGCTGGCCGGTCAGTCGGTCACCCCGGACCCGGCAGCCCTGCCGAGCATCGTGCGGGCCGCCGCCCTTCCCGCGGCCGTCGTCGTGACGCTCGGCGGCGAGGGGGCGCTCGTCTGTCTCGGTGACGAGGTCACGGCAGTGCCGGCACCCGCGGTCGACGTCGTCGACACGACCGGCGCCGGCGACACGTTCGTCGGGGCGCTCGCCGACGCGCTCGCGCGCGACGAGCCACTCGTGGACGCCGTCCAGTGGGCGGTGTGCGCCGCGTCCCTGTCCACCGGTGCGCTCGGTGCCACCACCGGCATGCCGCGCCGCCATCAGGTCGAGAGCCTCCTCGCGGCGCAGCCGACTCAGGCGTCGAGCCAGGCATCGACCCAGGCATCGAACCAGGCGCCATCGCCTGCGCCGATCCCGCGCGAGGCGCCCATGAGCTGA
- a CDS encoding ABC transporter permease — protein MAQLIPLLVLSSAVIVSFRAGFFNIGGEGQLYVGAFAGAWAGFTFHSVPGPLLTLLVLVCAFAAGLVWGLIPGALLAFWRVDIIVTTLMMSTIATLLTAYLVTGPFKDPSAGLAGSPKIDEHALLKMFNPEYGIGMDLVLALVITVVLGLVLTRSVWGMKVREVGQMNRFAAYAGVSPKAMSMQVMALSGAVSGLAGAIFVLGPNGGRFLQTFSPGYGFLGITVALLARLNPWAAIVAAVFYANMMAGSNGMQINTDVPYPLVNVLQGLIILMITATFVLNRRRKRVVTERGAGPDTSVEDDEIEPATTWTHYESPATTATEGVERS, from the coding sequence GTGGCCCAGCTCATCCCGCTGCTCGTGCTGTCGTCCGCGGTGATCGTCAGCTTCCGGGCCGGCTTCTTCAACATCGGCGGCGAGGGCCAGCTCTACGTCGGTGCCTTCGCCGGTGCGTGGGCAGGCTTCACGTTCCACAGCGTGCCGGGGCCGCTGCTGACGCTGCTGGTCCTCGTGTGCGCGTTCGCCGCCGGTCTGGTGTGGGGTCTGATCCCGGGTGCGCTGTTGGCGTTCTGGCGGGTCGACATCATCGTGACGACGCTCATGATGAGCACCATCGCGACCCTGCTCACGGCCTACCTCGTGACGGGCCCCTTCAAGGACCCGTCGGCCGGTCTGGCCGGCTCACCGAAGATCGACGAGCACGCCCTGCTGAAGATGTTCAACCCTGAGTACGGCATCGGCATGGATCTCGTGCTCGCGCTGGTCATCACCGTCGTCCTCGGCCTGGTGCTCACGCGCTCGGTCTGGGGCATGAAGGTCCGCGAGGTCGGCCAGATGAACCGGTTCGCTGCGTACGCGGGCGTCAGCCCCAAGGCGATGAGCATGCAGGTGATGGCGCTCTCGGGCGCCGTCTCCGGGCTCGCCGGTGCGATCTTCGTCCTCGGCCCCAACGGCGGACGGTTCCTGCAGACGTTCTCGCCGGGCTACGGCTTCCTCGGTATCACCGTGGCGCTGCTCGCACGCCTGAACCCGTGGGCGGCCATCGTCGCGGCCGTCTTCTACGCGAACATGATGGCCGGCTCGAACGGCATGCAGATCAACACCGACGTGCCCTACCCGCTCGTCAACGTGCTGCAGGGGCTCATCATCCTGATGATCACCGCGACGTTCGTGCTCAACCGCCGCCGCAAGCGCGTGGTGACCGAGCGAGGTGCCGGGCCCGACACGTCCGTCGAGGACGACGAGATCGAGCCGGCCACGACCTGGACCCACTACGAGTCGCCGGCGACGACCGCGACGGAAGGAGTCGAGCGGTCATGA
- a CDS encoding ABC transporter ATP-binding protein: MATPLLELQELTKSFGPVLANDRISLKVHAGRIHALVGENGAGKTTLMTMIAGTARPDSGVISVDGRPTQITSPLKASALGFGMVHQHFKLVPSLTVAANVFLGRELRTRTGQLDTAAMEEQVAELSRRFGLAIDPRAKVADLSVGLRQRVEVLKALSHDTRLLILDEPTAVLTPSESDDLFVVIRSLAERGCAVVFISHKLGEVLSIADEITVIRDGRTIATRPAVGLSEPDIARMMVGREVLLRLKHTPANPQQEVLAIDDLTVVDARGVTAVDHVSLGVRAGEIVGIAGVEGNGQSELAAAIAGMQDVASGRVRLAGDDITRASVAKRRAAGLAYIPEDRHEEGTAPSLSVAENIVATHLRAPVARAGWVSTRGMRSMATRLIRTFDIRGARPSTPVGSLSGGNMQKVVIAREFEADPSFLMVSQPTRGVDVGAMEFVHNALVSARDRGAGVLLLSADLNEVMSLSDRLLVMYRGTVVAEFTQETMTETAVGLAMAGVRPDSEAVTEAAKEHERAVEQLAARQGEGGATTTERTAAPVEPIEPIEPVAADVAAPAAPAAPARDEVLETDRRRSSSEWLRDVASG; the protein is encoded by the coding sequence ATGGCAACCCCCCTTCTCGAGCTCCAGGAGCTGACGAAGTCGTTCGGGCCGGTGCTCGCCAACGACCGCATCTCGCTGAAGGTCCACGCCGGGCGCATCCACGCGCTGGTCGGCGAGAACGGCGCGGGCAAGACCACGCTGATGACGATGATCGCCGGCACCGCCCGGCCCGACTCCGGCGTCATCTCGGTCGACGGGCGCCCGACGCAGATCACGAGCCCCCTCAAGGCGTCCGCGCTGGGCTTCGGCATGGTGCACCAGCACTTCAAGCTCGTGCCGTCCCTCACGGTGGCCGCCAACGTCTTCCTCGGACGCGAGCTGCGCACCCGCACCGGCCAGCTGGACACGGCGGCCATGGAGGAGCAGGTGGCCGAGCTGAGCCGCCGCTTCGGACTGGCGATCGACCCGCGGGCCAAGGTCGCGGACCTCTCGGTCGGCCTGCGCCAGCGCGTCGAGGTGCTCAAGGCGCTCAGCCACGACACGCGCCTGCTCATCCTCGACGAGCCGACAGCGGTGCTGACCCCCAGCGAGAGCGACGACCTGTTCGTCGTCATCCGGTCGCTGGCCGAGCGCGGCTGCGCCGTGGTGTTCATCTCCCACAAGCTCGGTGAGGTGCTGTCCATCGCCGACGAGATCACCGTCATCCGGGACGGCCGCACCATCGCCACCCGACCGGCGGTCGGCCTGTCCGAGCCCGACATCGCGCGGATGATGGTCGGCCGCGAGGTGCTGCTGCGCCTCAAGCACACGCCGGCCAACCCCCAGCAGGAGGTGCTGGCGATCGACGACCTCACGGTCGTGGACGCGCGCGGCGTCACCGCCGTCGACCACGTCAGCCTCGGCGTCCGCGCCGGCGAGATCGTGGGCATCGCCGGTGTCGAGGGCAACGGGCAGTCCGAGCTCGCGGCTGCGATCGCCGGCATGCAGGACGTCGCCTCCGGGCGCGTGCGGCTGGCCGGCGACGACATCACCCGTGCCAGCGTGGCCAAGCGCCGCGCGGCCGGCCTCGCCTACATCCCCGAGGACCGCCACGAGGAGGGGACGGCGCCGAGCCTGAGCGTCGCCGAGAACATCGTCGCCACCCACCTGCGCGCCCCCGTGGCCCGCGCCGGCTGGGTCAGCACGCGCGGCATGCGCTCGATGGCGACCCGGCTGATCCGCACGTTCGACATCCGCGGTGCGCGCCCGAGCACGCCCGTGGGCTCGCTGTCGGGCGGCAACATGCAGAAGGTCGTCATCGCCCGCGAGTTCGAGGCGGACCCGAGCTTCCTCATGGTGAGTCAGCCGACCCGCGGTGTGGACGTCGGCGCCATGGAGTTCGTGCACAACGCCTTGGTGTCCGCCCGCGACCGCGGCGCTGGGGTCCTGCTGCTGTCGGCCGACCTCAACGAGGTCATGTCGCTCTCGGACCGCCTCCTGGTGATGTACCGCGGCACCGTGGTCGCCGAGTTCACCCAGGAGACCATGACCGAGACCGCCGTGGGTCTGGCGATGGCTGGGGTCCGCCCCGACAGCGAGGCGGTGACCGAGGCCGCGAAGGAGCACGAGCGGGCGGTCGAGCAGCTCGCGGCCCGGCAGGGCGAGGGTGGGGCGACGACCACCGAGCGCACCGCTGCTCCCGTCGAGCCCATCGAGCCCATCGAGCCCGTGGCGGCCGACGTCGCCGCGCCGGCCGCACCCGCCGCACCGGCACGGGACGAGGTGCTCGAGACCGACCGCCGTCGCTCGTCCAGCGAGTGGCTGCGGGACGTCGCGTCGGGGG
- a CDS encoding LacI family DNA-binding transcriptional regulator: MQRRATVRDVAAAAGVSQATASRALSGNSSVSPDLARRVLAASRELGYTANVMARALRTQQTGTIGVVVPAITNPYFISAVEALERVLADSQRSLVLCDAQNSPTVEAERIELLVNRMVDGLVVVPVSRDSAPALRAAAARGPVVQFDRFVDDTGTDFVGADNVDGVRQAMNHLRSKGARSIAYVGAKPTSSAASERLRAYQELAGPDELSGELLGEFSTEWGQEAARRLIACDALPEAIMCGSDTIAVGLLAVLRDAGIGVPGEVLVASYDDSLMGRITSPRLTSVRQPVDVMAREAVRLLDDAPSDERPPRKSIFTPSLVIRESSGGDSAR, from the coding sequence ATGCAGCGTCGAGCGACCGTCCGGGACGTCGCCGCTGCGGCGGGCGTGTCCCAGGCGACGGCGTCGCGCGCGCTCTCGGGCAACTCGAGCGTCAGTCCCGACCTCGCCCGACGCGTTCTCGCAGCGAGCCGGGAGCTGGGCTACACCGCGAACGTCATGGCTCGGGCGCTGCGGACCCAGCAGACGGGCACCATCGGCGTCGTCGTCCCCGCGATCACGAACCCCTACTTCATCAGCGCCGTCGAGGCGCTCGAACGCGTCCTCGCGGACTCACAGCGCTCCCTCGTGCTCTGCGACGCGCAGAACAGCCCCACGGTCGAGGCTGAGCGTATCGAGCTGCTGGTCAACCGGATGGTCGACGGCCTCGTCGTCGTGCCGGTCTCACGAGACTCGGCCCCGGCCCTGCGCGCCGCCGCCGCGCGCGGCCCGGTGGTGCAGTTCGACCGCTTCGTCGACGACACGGGAACCGACTTCGTCGGCGCCGACAACGTCGACGGCGTGCGGCAGGCCATGAACCACCTGAGGAGCAAGGGAGCTCGTTCGATCGCCTACGTCGGCGCGAAGCCGACGAGCAGCGCCGCGAGCGAACGGCTGCGGGCCTACCAGGAGCTGGCCGGGCCGGACGAGCTCTCCGGCGAGCTGCTCGGGGAGTTCAGCACCGAATGGGGTCAGGAAGCAGCCCGGCGGCTCATCGCCTGCGACGCGCTGCCAGAGGCGATCATGTGCGGGTCGGACACCATCGCGGTGGGGCTTCTCGCGGTGCTGCGCGACGCGGGGATCGGCGTGCCGGGCGAGGTGCTGGTCGCCAGCTACGACGACTCGCTGATGGGTCGCATCACGTCGCCGCGTCTGACCTCCGTGCGTCAGCCCGTGGACGTCATGGCCCGAGAAGCGGTGCGGTTGCTCGACGACGCACCGAGTGACGAGCGGCCGCCGCGCAAGAGCATCTTCACCCCCAGCCTCGTCATCAGGGAGTCGTCGGGGGGCGACAGCGCCCGCTAG
- a CDS encoding nucleoside hydrolase has translation MTPQKVILDCDPGHDDAMALLLAAGDPRIELVAITTCAGNQTLEKVTRNALAVCAAAGIDDVPVAAGAAGPLVRTQMVAPDIHGESGLDGPVLPAPTRSIDPRHAAQLIIDTVMAHEPGEIVLVPTGPLTNIALAMRQEPRIVERVKRVVLMGGAYTRGNRTPAAEFNIAADPEAAYAVFDGAWPVTMVGLDLTHQATATQDVVERIRQIGSPLSDFVVEVLRFFTSSYKEHQGFDAPPVHDPCCIALIADPEVVTTEDAFVTVELTGTWTSGMTVTDFGNAYGRDHNTQVATVLDRDRFWDMTIEAIRTLSTARQGGAAS, from the coding sequence ATGACGCCCCAGAAGGTGATCCTCGACTGCGACCCCGGCCACGACGACGCGATGGCGCTGCTTCTCGCCGCGGGGGACCCCCGCATCGAGCTGGTCGCCATCACCACGTGCGCCGGCAACCAGACCCTGGAGAAGGTGACCCGCAACGCGCTCGCGGTCTGTGCGGCCGCGGGGATCGACGACGTCCCGGTCGCGGCGGGTGCCGCCGGCCCGCTGGTGCGCACGCAGATGGTCGCGCCGGACATCCACGGCGAGAGCGGCCTGGACGGGCCGGTGCTGCCGGCCCCGACCCGCTCGATCGACCCGCGGCACGCCGCTCAGCTGATCATCGACACGGTGATGGCGCACGAGCCCGGCGAGATCGTGCTCGTCCCGACCGGCCCGCTGACCAACATCGCGCTCGCCATGCGTCAGGAGCCGAGGATCGTCGAGCGCGTGAAGCGGGTGGTCCTCATGGGCGGCGCGTACACGCGGGGCAACCGGACACCGGCCGCGGAGTTCAACATCGCTGCCGACCCCGAGGCGGCGTACGCCGTCTTCGACGGCGCCTGGCCCGTGACCATGGTCGGTCTGGACCTCACCCACCAGGCGACAGCCACGCAGGACGTCGTCGAGCGGATCCGCCAGATCGGCTCGCCGTTGTCGGACTTCGTCGTCGAGGTCCTGAGGTTCTTCACCTCGTCGTACAAGGAGCACCAGGGGTTCGACGCGCCGCCGGTGCACGACCCCTGCTGCATCGCCCTCATCGCCGACCCCGAGGTCGTGACGACTGAAGACGCCTTCGTCACGGTCGAGCTCACCGGCACCTGGACCAGCGGCATGACGGTCACCGACTTCGGCAACGCCTACGGGCGCGACCACAACACGCAGGTGGCGACGGTGCTCGACCGGGACCGCTTCTGGGACATGACGATCGAGGCGATCCGCACGCTCTCGACGGCACGCCAGGGCGGGGCCGCCTCGTGA
- a CDS encoding ABC transporter permease → MSNVLGHILTAATLAVILMKVAPILLAAIGGAVTQQGNILNIGLEGMMLIGAFASIAVGSWAGNALVGVLAAVVSALLLALLYAVATLNLKADFIVVGIGVNLLAAGLSVFLLQVLYGNPGVTPPEDSINLPRIPLGPLAHIPVIGPAIDDQTPLVWLAFICVPLYSYLLYRTRFGVHLRAVGEDEGAAEAAGISVSRMKFWSILISGILCGLGGAQLAMATLGSFTAGMTSGRGFIAVAALTFGLAKPVRTMVAAFIFGAADALADQLGVAGVNSNLALMTPYIITIVALVLAGFRLRSVLGSRSTRKPEAVPAS, encoded by the coding sequence ATGAGCAACGTCCTCGGCCACATCCTGACAGCAGCCACCCTCGCCGTGATCCTCATGAAGGTGGCGCCGATCCTGCTCGCAGCTATCGGCGGGGCGGTCACCCAGCAGGGCAACATCCTCAACATCGGGCTCGAGGGCATGATGCTCATCGGCGCCTTCGCGTCGATCGCCGTGGGCTCCTGGGCCGGCAACGCCCTCGTGGGCGTCCTGGCGGCGGTCGTCTCGGCCCTGCTGCTGGCGTTGCTCTACGCGGTGGCGACGCTGAACCTCAAGGCCGACTTCATCGTCGTCGGCATCGGCGTGAACCTGCTGGCCGCCGGCCTGTCGGTGTTCCTCCTCCAGGTGCTCTACGGCAACCCCGGCGTGACGCCGCCGGAAGACAGCATCAACCTCCCGCGCATCCCGCTCGGCCCGCTGGCGCACATTCCGGTCATCGGGCCGGCCATCGACGACCAGACCCCGCTGGTGTGGCTGGCCTTCATCTGCGTCCCGCTGTACTCCTACCTGTTGTACCGCACCCGTTTCGGTGTGCACCTGCGCGCGGTCGGTGAGGACGAGGGTGCGGCCGAGGCGGCCGGTATCAGCGTCAGCCGGATGAAGTTCTGGAGCATCCTCATCTCCGGCATCCTCTGCGGCCTCGGGGGCGCGCAGCTGGCGATGGCGACGCTCGGCAGCTTCACGGCCGGCATGACGTCGGGCCGCGGCTTCATCGCGGTCGCAGCGCTCACCTTCGGCTTGGCCAAGCCGGTGCGCACCATGGTCGCCGCGTTCATCTTCGGTGCCGCCGACGCCCTCGCCGACCAGCTCGGCGTCGCCGGCGTCAACTCGAACCTGGCGCTCATGACGCCGTACATCATCACCATCGTGGCACTCGTGCTCGCCGGGTTCCGGCTGCGGTCGGTGCTGGGGTCACGGTCCACCCGCAAGCCGGAAGCGGTGCCCGCGTCATGA